The proteins below are encoded in one region of Hordeum vulgare subsp. vulgare chromosome 3H, MorexV3_pseudomolecules_assembly, whole genome shotgun sequence:
- the LOC123440385 gene encoding probable auxin efflux carrier component 9 isoform X1, with amino-acid sequence MITGLAVYHVVEAMAPLYTAAVLGYASVRWLKAFSEEQCAGINHFVAIYAVPVLIFNMVSTNNPYAMNGRLVAADTLQKAVMLLGLVAWAAWESRSRRRRRRSDDGGGKAAASAAAASPLQWVVTAFSVASLPNTIIMGVPLLGGMYGAMSKDLMKQIVVMQFCVWYNVVIFIYEYMAARRAATAVDGGAKISPGSPGAVPSAEKIATHDEAAVAAKRAHEVTVNIEITEVTPASTTQQKDGPDDTTTTSADAEAEQASSPPAKSTAPSVRHIALMAGKKVLKIPNTYASFLGLIWALIAFKCGMKMPKIIDDSLFTIQTTAVGLSMFASGTFIARQSRFVPCGYAIASMSMVLKFLIGPVVMLLASLAIGMHGTLLHIAVVQAALPLAVTSFVYAEEYKVHADIMSTGVILGIFISLPVTIVYYIVLGL; translated from the exons ATGATCACGGGCTTGGCCGTGTACCATGTCGTGGAGGCGATGGCGCCGCTGTACACGGCGGCGGTGCTCGGGTACGCGTCCGTGCGGTGGCTCAAGGCCTTCTCCGAGGAGCAGTGCGCGGGGATCAACCACTTCGTCGCCATCTACGCCGTGCCGGTGCTCATCTTCAACATGGTCTCCACCAACAACCCCTACGCCATGAACGGACGCCTCGTGGCGGCCGACACGCTGCAGAAGGCGGTCATGCTGCTCGGCCTCGTCGCGTGGGCCGCGTGGGAGTCccgctcgcgccgccgccgccgccgctcggacGACGGAGGCGGCAAGGCTGCTGCTTCGGCTGCGGCGGCCTCCCCGCTGCAGTGGGTGGTGACCGCCTTCTCCGTGGCGTCGCTGCCCAACACCATCATCATGGGCGTGCCGCTCCTCGGCGGCATGTACGGGGCCATGTCCAAGGACCTAATGAAGCAGATCGTCGTCATGCAGTTCTGCGTCTGGTACAACGTCGTCATCTTCATCTACGAGTACATGGCGGCCCGGCGCGCCGCGACGGCCGTGGACGGCGGCGCCAAGATCAGCCCCGGGTCGCCTGGGGCGGTGCCGTCAGCTGAGAAAATCGCCACCCATGACGAGGCCGCCGTCGCGGCCAAGCGGGCCCACGAAGTAACCGTAAACATTGAGATCACGGAGGTTACCCCGGCGTCTACGACACAGCAAAAAGACGGGCCAGACGACACAACAACGACGAGTGCCGATGCGGAGGCAGAGCAAGCGTCGTCGCCGCCGGCGAAGTCAACGGCGCCGTCGGTGAGGCACATCGCGTTGATGGCAGGGAAGAAGGTTCTCAAGATTCCGAATACCTATGCCAGCTTCCTTGGCCTCATCTGGGCTCTGATCGCATTCAA GTGCGGGATGAAGATGCCAAAAATAATCGACGACTCGCTGTTCACGATCCAGACGACGGCGGTTGGGCTGAGCATGTTCGCGTCGGGGACGTTCATAGCGCGGCAGTCGCGGTTCGTGCCGTGCGGCTACGCGATCGCGTCCATGTCGATGGTGCTCAAGTTCCTGATCGGCCCGGTGGTGATGCTGCTGGCGTCGCTCGCCATCGGCATGCACGGCACCCTGCTGCACATTGCTGTCGTACAG GCGGCACTCCCCCTAGCCGTGACTTCATTTGTGTACGCTGAAGAATACAAGGTCCATGCAGACATCATGAGCACAGG GGTCATTCTTGGGATATTTATCTCGCTCCCCGTCACCATTGTATACTACATTGTATTAGGGCTATGA
- the LOC123440385 gene encoding probable auxin efflux carrier component 9 isoform X2, with protein MITGLAVYHVVEAMAPLYTAAVLGYASVRWLKAFSEEQCAGINHFVAIYAVPVLIFNMVSTNNPYAMNGRLVAADTLQKAVMLLGLVAWAAWESRSRRRRRRSDDGGGKAAASAAAASPLQWVVTAFSVASLPNTIIMGVPLLGGMYGAMSKDLMKQIVVMQFCVWYNVVIFIYEYMAARRAATAVDGGAKISPGSPGAVPSAEKIATHDEAAVAAKRAHEVTVNIEITEVTPASTTQQKDGPDDTTTTSADAEAEQASSPPAKSTAPSVRHIALMAGKKVLKIPNTYASFLGLIWALIAFKYVRDEDAKNNRRLAVHDPDDGGWAEHVRVGDVHSAAVAVRAVRLRDRVHVDGAQVPDRPGGDAAGVARHRHARHPAAHCCRTGGTPPSRDFICVR; from the exons ATGATCACGGGCTTGGCCGTGTACCATGTCGTGGAGGCGATGGCGCCGCTGTACACGGCGGCGGTGCTCGGGTACGCGTCCGTGCGGTGGCTCAAGGCCTTCTCCGAGGAGCAGTGCGCGGGGATCAACCACTTCGTCGCCATCTACGCCGTGCCGGTGCTCATCTTCAACATGGTCTCCACCAACAACCCCTACGCCATGAACGGACGCCTCGTGGCGGCCGACACGCTGCAGAAGGCGGTCATGCTGCTCGGCCTCGTCGCGTGGGCCGCGTGGGAGTCccgctcgcgccgccgccgccgccgctcggacGACGGAGGCGGCAAGGCTGCTGCTTCGGCTGCGGCGGCCTCCCCGCTGCAGTGGGTGGTGACCGCCTTCTCCGTGGCGTCGCTGCCCAACACCATCATCATGGGCGTGCCGCTCCTCGGCGGCATGTACGGGGCCATGTCCAAGGACCTAATGAAGCAGATCGTCGTCATGCAGTTCTGCGTCTGGTACAACGTCGTCATCTTCATCTACGAGTACATGGCGGCCCGGCGCGCCGCGACGGCCGTGGACGGCGGCGCCAAGATCAGCCCCGGGTCGCCTGGGGCGGTGCCGTCAGCTGAGAAAATCGCCACCCATGACGAGGCCGCCGTCGCGGCCAAGCGGGCCCACGAAGTAACCGTAAACATTGAGATCACGGAGGTTACCCCGGCGTCTACGACACAGCAAAAAGACGGGCCAGACGACACAACAACGACGAGTGCCGATGCGGAGGCAGAGCAAGCGTCGTCGCCGCCGGCGAAGTCAACGGCGCCGTCGGTGAGGCACATCGCGTTGATGGCAGGGAAGAAGGTTCTCAAGATTCCGAATACCTATGCCAGCTTCCTTGGCCTCATCTGGGCTCTGATCGCATTCAAGTAC GTGCGGGATGAAGATGCCAAAAATAATCGACGACTCGCTGTTCACGATCCAGACGACGGCGGTTGGGCTGAGCATGTTCGCGTCGGGGACGTTCATAGCGCGGCAGTCGCGGTTCGTGCCGTGCGGCTACGCGATCGCGTCCATGTCGATGGTGCTCAAGTTCCTGATCGGCCCGGTGGTGATGCTGCTGGCGTCGCTCGCCATCGGCATGCACGGCACCCTGCTGCACATTGCTGTCGTACAG GCGGCACTCCCCCTAGCCGTGACTTCATTTGTGTACGCTGA